CATTCGTTTCCGTGGAGGCCCAGGTGACCCCGCCTTTCCAACCGAAAGACGATGCGGATCCGTCAAAGCCCTCCGAGGAACAGTCCGCGGTGAAGGGCTTCTGGCAGGCCCGGCTTGCCGGAGGGGAGTATGCCGTCGCCACCGAGCGCATCACCTCGGTCAGCCGCCATAGCTACGTGCTGGATGGCACGGTGCTTGTCGATGAGGTCACCATCGACACCACCGGGCAGGCGCTCGCCCGGTTCTATTTCCTGTCACCCCGCTCGGCGAAAAGCGGCGGCACGGCGGCGGAGCAGGGAAAGGGCTTTCTGGACGCAGGCGGCCAGGCGTCCGGAGCGGACGAAGATCACATGGTCATCAAGAAATACCCGGACACCACCCACGCGAAAACCATCGAATACCGCCTCGGCAGCGAGGCGGAGCTGACGAAGCTGTTCAACAGCGCGAAGCAGGCGTGGCAGTCCGGAAAGGGCGGGCAGTTCAGCGCGCGGATCAAGTGAGCGGGAGAGCCTGGTGATCCCATTTCATGGAAATCCGCGCGATTCAACGGAGGGTGTTGTGGCGCATGAGGCGGATCACTTCTTCGGAGGAAAGGGCGGAGTCGAAGATGAAGACTTCATCCACCGAACCGCGGAAGAAGCGTTTCGCATATTTGGAGGTGGCTGACGCGGCGTTCCGGCCGAGGCGGACGCCTTCGCCGGGAGGGGCGGAGGCGGTGTCGATGGGGGTGAAGGTCCGCCGTGAGACGCGCTCCAACCGACCATCCACGTAGAGGAGAACGTTGGTGGAGAGGTTGGGCTTGTCCCCGCCATACATGACGACGGCGACGTGATGCCAGCGGTCGTCGCGCAGGTCCGTGGTGCCGATGATCATTCCGCGGTTGAAAGTACCGACGCGCAGGGCGCCGGGGGCTCCGTCGTCCGCCACGCCATTCGCGGAAAGCTGCCAGATCGAGCCTTGCCTCGAGGTTCCCCACGAAAGGAAGCCGTGGCCCTGATCCGGACTGACATCCGGGGGAATCCGCACCCACATCGAGATGCTGCGGGTGGCGGAGCCGAGGATTCCGGGGAAGTCGGACTCGGCGGAAGCTCCGTCACCGTTGAAATAGAGCGCGGAGCCGAATTTGCCGGTGACCCAGGATGGCCCCTTGAGCGGGACCGGTGTGCCTTCCGGGTAGGCGCGGAATCGCAGTTCGGCCTCGCCGGGGGTGGCCAGGCCATTTCCGGAATCCGCGGAGATGAGGCCGTCGCCTTCGTCAAGACGCCAATGGATGAAGGGCCGGGGACGATTTTCCGGAGATTTCTCCGGGAGCGAATTCAGGAAAATGCCGGCATTGATCGGGATGGAGCGCGGGCCGGAGGATTCCAGCCGCGCGGCTTCGCCTTCGCGGAGCGACGAGGTGATGTGGTTTTCCGGCCTGACATCGACGAGGCCTTCGATGACATGGACCGAGGGATCGTCTCCCGAGGCTTCGATGCCGAAGGTGGTGCCGCGGTCAACGATGATGCCGCGGGTCGTGCGGACTTCGAGCCCATGGGCGGTAGGCGGGCAATGGACGACCAGCAGTCCGCGGTTGAGATCAATGGCCATGGGGCTGCGGATTTTGAAATCGAACGGGGCTTCGGCGAGAAGGGTGGCTCCGTTTTCCAGAAGAATCCGGGCGAGTCCGCTGCGGGCGCGGAGATGGGTGCCGGGAACGAGCGGGCCGGGGGGCCGGTCGCCGGTGTCCCATTCGATGGCTTCCGAGCCGGTGAGTTCCCCGGCCGGCCGGGCGGCGGATTTTTTCATCAGGGCCAGTGGAACGCACCCCAGGGTGATCGTGGCCGCGGCGAGTGAAATGCGTTTCACCATCGTCCCGCGGCGGGAATGGCGGAGCCGGATGACCGTCTGCTCCGCCAATGTGGCGGCTTCGTCCGCGCGGTGTTTTTGCAGGCTCTGGGTTACCTCGTCGGCTGCGGTCGCGGGCGCGGATGACTTGAGAACCACCGGCAGCAACCGGTCGACGAGGAGAGCCCGGAGGAGTTCGTCACGAGCGGCGGTGTCCTCGTGCCAGTGGCGGAGGATGCGGGCCGCGTCTTCGGCGGTGAGACGGTTTTCCGCCGTCTCCCGGGTGAGCCGATGCCATTCCTCCGGGTTCATAGCGGGCGGGGGGTGGGGGGCTGCGGGGAAAGTTTTTCCCGGATGCAATTGCCGATGAGATGCCGGAGGCGGTGGAGCTGCATGGAGACGGCGGAGGTTTTCCGCTCGAGCAGCGCGGCGAGCTCGTCGAGTGAAAGCTCATCCGCGTAACGGGCGAAGAGAAGCTGCCGGGCGGGTGATTCCAGTTGATCCAGGCAATGCCGCAGGGCTTCCAGCGGCGTCCGTTCGTCGAGGGGCTCGATCCATTGGCGGAGCGAGTCGTCGATCAGGTTCTGGAGTTCCTCGATGGCCCCCACTGGCAGCGCGCGGAATTTCCGGCGGTGGTTTCCGGAGAGATTGACGGCGATGCGCCGGAGCCAGGGGCGCATCGGCCGGCCGGGGGTGCACTGGTCGAGCTTTTTGAAGGCGAGCAGAAAAACCTCCTGGGTGAGGTCCTCGGCGTCGTGGGCATTTCCCATGCGGACGGCGAGGCAGGCGCGGACTGCGGCGTAGTGGTGTTCCACGAGGATTCCGAAGGCGGCGAGGTCGCCGTTTTGCGCCGCTGAGATCAGGCGGGATTCTTCGTTGGCGGCGATTTCACTCATAGGCGGAGGCGTGTAGTACTTCCTGATGTGTTGGGAAGAGGGATTCAGCACAATTTGCGATTTTTTTCCGTTCCGCCGTGCTGAAAAGGCTGCCCGAAAACATGTAGCCCTGACCACGGGGATAAAAATTCCGCAGGGTCATCCTCCTCTGCCAATCATTTCCAAACCTGAACCATCCATGATCCCCAAGACATCGCATCGTTTCTCCGGACTGCCGTCGCGTTCGATTCCCGTGTTCGCGGCTTTGCTCGCGGCATTGCCGCTGAAGGCCGCCGTCCTCCAGCCGGTTTCCTCTTCGGGGCTTGCGAAGAACGGGACATTGGTCACGACGACCGCGGCCACCCACCGCGTCGGGTCTGCGGCCACCGACGGGAATGGGCGTAACATGCTGGTGAGTTTCCAACTGCCGGATTTCGGGGCGGTTGCCAATCCGTTCACCTCGGCGAGTCTGGGCTTGTATCTGGACGGGAAGAGCGGCACCCCGTTTTCCTTCAATGTCGATCTTTACGGCCTTGCGGCGCAGGGCACTTCGGCTCTGCCGACGGGCGCGTATTACGAGGGGGCGACTGTCGATTCCAGTCCCGGCGTCAGTTTGATTCAGCAGGATTTTGCCATCACGACCACGAGCAACGGGTCGTCTGTCACGACCAGCGCCATCGTCGGCAATGTCAATCTGCTGAACTATCTCAATGCCCAATACGCGGGCGGTGCCGGCGCGCTGCAATATGTCGTTTTCCGGCTCAATCCGGATGTGGGAAATCCCGGAACTGCGGCGATCGGCTACAATTTCGGGTCCGCACAGAATCCAGGCAGTGCGGGCCTTCCTTCACTGACTTACGAGGCGATCCCGGAGTCGGCGACGGGGGCATTGCTGCTGGTTTCCGGCGGCTTTGTGATAGTCCGCCGCCGCCGGCGGAACTGACCTCACGCGAATTGCCGATCCTTGGTCAGACCACCTTTGCGCCACGCTCCAGGATCTCGACTTCATAGCCGTCGGGATCCGTCACGAACGCCATCTTGCGGCCGCCGGAGGTGAACTTCTCCCTCCAGCCGTCCGGCCAGATCTCGATGCCGGATTTCTCGACGCCGTCGCAGTACTCCACGATGTCCTCCACACCCAGACACGTGTGCATGAGGTCCTCCGGGCAGGTCGCCGTGTAGTCCGGTGAATAGGTCAGCTCCAGGAACACGTCGTTGCCGGGCAGGTTGAGGAAGGCCAGCTTGTTCCCTTGCGGGGAGTCTTTGAACTCGCCCAGCTCGTAGCCCAGCTTCTTGTAGAAGGCGATCGAGTTGTCGAGGTCACGGACACGGATGCGGGTATGCAGGAAACGGATCATGGGGGGAAGATGGAACATCGAACATCGAACGTCCAACATTGAACGTCGAAGAGACGATCAGGACGCGAACGCCAGGCGGACGCATTTGCATCACCGCCATTCTTCAATTCGACGTTCGATGTTGGACGCTCAAGATAGCTTGCCATCCTGCGGCTTTGTGTGGCAAAGCCTTGTCATGACGACACGCGAAGAAGCCGCCGAGCAGTTGCGGGTGATCCGGACCATGATGGAGCGGGCGACGATCTTCCGCGCGCTGTCCGGAGAGACGGCGCTCATCGGCGGTGCGGCGGCCCTTGCGGCGGCGTGGTTGTCCGAGGGCAGGCAGGGCTGGGCATGGGCCGGGTGGTGGCTTTTCGGAGCGGCGATGGTCCTGTTGTTCAACGCATGGCAGATCTTCCGCGCCAGCTCCTCCCACGCGAAACCGTTCTGGAACACCGGTCTCAAGCTGGCCATCCGCGGTGCGCTGCCCTCCATCGTCGCAGGAGGCTTTCTCGGGCTGCTCTTCGTCAGGGCGAAGAACGAGCCGGCGGCCGCGTGTCTATGGAGCCTCCACTATGGCCTGGCGCTGCTCGCCATCCGGGAGTTCGCGCCGCGTTCCATGGTCTGGCTCGGCTGGGCTTTTGTGATCTTCGGGGTGACCGGCCTGGCCGGGGTGGCTCAGGTCGTGGAGAGCATCGCCGGGCTGGCACCCATCAAGAACGGATCGCGGCTCATGGCGATTGCGTTCGGGGGTTTCCATCTGATTTATGGGGCTGTGATCGTCACGACGAAGGGCCGTGAGGAATCCGAAGCATGATCGATTTTTCCCAGCTCGACCGCACCATCCACGAAAAAGGCCGTCTCTCCATCATGACGCTGCTGGCTTCGAGGGCGGAGCCATGGGCATTCCAGGACCTCAAGGGGCAGCTCGACATGTCCGACGGGAACCTCATCACCCACCTCCGCACGCTGGAGAAAGCCGAGTTCATCTCCGGCGAAAAGCTCACCGGGGACGGCCGGCCCCAGACGCTCTATGCGCTCTCGGACGCCGGAAAGAAGGCCTTCGTCGCCTATCTGGGAGTGCTGGAGCAGATCCTGGATCTGGGCAAATGAGTTTTCCGCTTGCCTTCACCTAACTTTGTGGAGCAAAGTTAATCCATGGCAGGCACGTCCAACCTTGTGAAACCGAAACCAGCGGTGCCCCTTTTTTAACCAATTACTTTGTAGGACAAAGAAAAAATGAAAACAATGACGGAACCTTCGGTCAGACTGGCACCGGTCTTTGGCATGGATGTGGAAACGCGGAGCGCGCTCTGGCAGCTGGAGGAGCTGGCGAAGACCGACCGACTGGGCGTGGCGGGCCGTTTCATGCCGGATGTGGAAATCAGCCGCAGGCTGGCGGGGATCGGGATCATGGAGGACGTGGAGGAAGCGGACTTTTTCCGCTTCCGGAAGATTGTCATTCCTTTCTGTGGCATGTCACCGCTCAGGAGGAGGGAGTGGGAGAAGGCGGGCGTGCATCTGGTGGATCTCACCTCCCCGCAGGTGAAGCGGGCCCAGGTGGCGCTGGGGCTGCTGAGGATGGACGGGGCGCAGCCGCTGGTCATCGGCAGGCATGCGGATCCGGAGAGCAAGGGACTGGCGGGCGGGCATCCCAGCACCCGCATTCTTGAAGATACGACGGACACGGCGCGGCTGGTCTTTTCGCCTGCGTTCGGGGTGGTGTGCCAGACCACCCTTTCCCCGCGGAAGGTTTCGTGGCTCGTGCAGCAGCTCCGGCACCGCTACAACGATGCGAAGGTCACTTTCCTGGATACCCTTTCCCCCGGGATGTCCGCGCGGGAGCGGGCGCTGGAAAAGCTCATGGCGCAGAGTGACCGCGTGGTGATTGTCGGGCAACCCGGTGAGGCATCCTGTGAGGCGCTTGCGGAGACGGTGCTGAGGAAAGGCAGGACCGCGGAGGTGGTCGCATCCGCCGCGGAGGCCGCCCTCCTGCGCGTGGAGGGCGGGGAGAGGGTCGCGCTGACGGCCGGTGCATTTGCCCTGGATGAAACGATCCGTGCGGTGGCGGATACGCTGGCAGGGTAGCGAAGCCCGTGAGAGCTTCGGCAGGGTGGACGTCCTCCAACAAACCGGTTCCGGTCCTCCATGGGCTTCCCCCCCAACCGGAAGTCTCACGACTTCCGCAACCCTGCCGCTTCATGCCGGGTTGCGGAATCCGGTCAGCCGGGTTACGGTCAGGACGCCATGAAAATGATCGTCGCAGCCGTGGACTTCTCGAATGCAACTCCGGGCGTGCTCGCCACCGCCGGGAAGCTGGCGAAGGCGTTCGGTGCACAGCTCCACCTCATCCACATCATCGAGCCCCAGGTACCGTTCACCGCCTACGGCTTCACCCCGGAGGAATTCCCCGCGATGCCGCTCTATGACACGCAGGTCCGCACCCGTGCGGAGAAGAAGCTGGAGGAACTCCGCCAGGAACTCGGTGACGTCCCGGGGGTGAACACGCAGCTCGTGGACGGAAGCCCGCTCCACGCGACCATCGACTACGTGGAAAAGACCGGCGCCGACCTGGTCGTGCTGGGTTCGCACGGCCACGGCGTGGTGGCATCGCTGTTGTTGGGGAGTGTCGCGGAGGGGATGGTTCGGAAAGCCGTCATCCCCACACTGATCGTTCCCGTCAGGGAGAAGGAATGACCGCCGGTCATTTCCCGAGAACGTGTTCGAGGAACGCCCACTCGTCCGCCGCGCGGTCGATCACCTTTGACAGTGCGGTTCCAGCCCCGTGTCCGGCGCTGGTATCGATGCGGATGAGCACCGGCGGGCCGTCCTCTGCTTGGCATTCCTGCAGCCGTGCGGCGAACTTGAAGCTGTGGGCGGGCACCACCCGGTCATCATGGTCCGCCGTGGTGACCATCGTGGCCGGATAGCGGGTGCCGGGCTTCAGCGCGTGGTAGGGCGAGTAGCGGTGGAGCAGGGGAAAGTCCTCCGCGTTGTCAGAACTGCCGTACTCCTTCTCCCACGCCCAGCCGATGGTGAACTTCTGGAAGCGCAGCATGTCCATCACCCCCACCGCAGGCAGGGCCGCGCCGAACAGTTCCGGCCGCTGGGTCATGCACGCGCCCACCAGCAGCCCGCCGTTGCTGCCGCCCTGGATCGCCAGCTTGGACGGCTTCGTGTAGCCGTCCGCAACCAGCTTTTCCGCCGCGGCGATGAAGTCGTCGAAGACGTTCTGCTTGTTTCCCTTTCTGCCGCCCTCATGCCACTCACGGCCGTACTCGCCGCCACCGCGCAGGTTCACCGTCACCGAGATGCCGCCGCGCTCCAGCCACACCGCGCGGGAGATGGAGAAGCCGGGCTGCATGCTGATCTGGAAGCCGCCGTAACCGTAGAGCAGCGTCCGGTGGGAGCCATCCAGCTTGATGCCTTTCTTGTGGACGATGAACATCGGCACCCGCGTGCCGTCCTTGCTGGTGAAGAAAACCTGCTTCGTTTCATAGGCACTCCCGTCGAAGTCCACCTCCGGTTTCCTCCACAGCGTGCTTTCGCCCGTGGCGATGTTGAGGCGATAGACGGACGCCGGCTCCGTGAAACTGGTGAAGGCATAGAACACCTCCTTGTCCTCCTGCTTTCCGCCCAGCCCGCCGATGGAGCCGATGCCCGGCAGTTTGATCTCCGTCTTTCCGGTTCCGTCCGTGTCAAAGCGGTACAGCCGGTCGCTCGCGTCCTTCATATAGACGCAGAGCAGTTTCCCGCCGGACATGCTGACGGTATCCAGCAGATCCCCGGACTGCGGGATGATCTCCTTCCACGCGGATCTCTCCGGAGTCCGGGTATCGATGGCGATCACCCGTTTCCGCGGCGCGTCCAGATCCGTGTGGAAGTAGAAGACGGGGCCGATGTTGCCGATGAAATCATACTCCGCATCCCCATCCGGCAGCAGCACGGTGACCGGTGCTTGCGGATCACCCGCCGGGCGGTAGGCGATGCGGTTCTTCGGGTCCGTTCCCTGGGACAGATGGATGAGCAGATACGCGCCGTCCTCCGTGATCCATCCGCCCATGCCCCAGCGCGGCTGGTCCGGACGTTCATAGACCAGCACATCCTTTTCCTGCGGGGTGCCCAGCGTGTGGAAGTAGAGCTTCTGATTCTCGTTCACCTGGGTGAGTGCCGCGCCTTCCGGTGGGGTGGGGTAGCGGCTGTAGAAAAACCCGCTGCCATCCTTCGCCCAGGAGATGCCGCTGAACTTCACCCATTTCAGGTGATCTCCGTGGTCCTTGCCGGAGGAGACGTCGCGGATGCGGATCTCGTTCCAGTCACTGCCCCCGCCTGAGGTCGCGTAGGCCAGCAGCTTTCCGTCCTCGCTCGGCTCATAGCGGGAGAGGGAAACCGTGCCTTCCTTGGAAATCACATTCGGGTCCAGCAGCACGCGCCGTTCGCCCTCCAGCGAGGGGGCCGTGTAGAGCACCGCCTGCTCCTGGAGGCCGCTGTTCATGTTGTAGAACCACTGCCCTCCCTGTTCCTGGGGCAGCCCCATCCGCTCGAAGTTCCACAGATTTTTCAACCGCTCCCGGATGGTGTTCCGCTGCGGGATGGCGGAAAGGTATTTCCCCGTGACGGCGTTCTGGGCGGTCACCCAGGCTTTCGTTTCCGGGGAGTTGTCATCCTCCAGCCAGCGGTAGGCGTCCTCCACCTTCACCCCATGGTAGGTATCGGTGACGGGTTCTTTGCGGGTCGTGGGGTAGGAGATGGATTCGGCGTGCAGGGAAGCCATGAGCAGGAGTGGGACGCTGGTGGAAAGAGAGCGGATATCCATGGGATTGCCGTTGAGCGATACACCAGCCCACCGGGTTGCGACAGGGAAATGGTCCGTCGTCGCGAATACGATTTTGATCGATTCCAGCGGCGGATGCGGTATTCCCATGAATGCCATGAAAACCGCATCACTTGTTCTTGGATGGATGGGGGCACTTTTGTTGTCCGCCGTGACATCGGATGCCCGTGACCTCGGGGAGGAGTGGGATTGGGACGTGAAACGGGTCGGCGAGAACGACTACATCCCGTTCGGGAAGTTCGGGGAATTCTACGGCTTCGGTGATCTGGAGAGAAATGGCGGTGAGATCCGCCTTGAGAAGCGCGGCGCTCAGAGAAGCGAGATCGTGGTGAACTTCAGCGTCGGCTCGAAGGAATGCCACTTCAACAAGGTGAAGATCATCCTCAACAGGGAGATCATGGAGGAGGGCGGCGAGGTGTTCCTCTCGCGGGAAGATCTCAGCCGTCTCATCGACCCCATCTTGCGGCCCCACCAGATCGGAGGTTCCGGGGTGCCCCGTACCGTGATCCTGGACCCGACAGGTGGGGGAGATGCGGCGCGCCACGCTTGGGAGATCGCCGGGAAGGCGAGGACCAAGCTGGAGGAGCGCGGGATCAAGGTCGTCATGACCCGCGGGGAGGAAAAGGCCATGACGGTGGAGGAGCGCGTCGGTGCCGCCAACGAAGTCCAGGAGCCCGCGGTTTTCGTCAGCATCAATTTCCTGGATGAAAAGGACGGACCCAAGGGCATGCGAACCTCGGTGCTGGTGCCGCCCGTTGTCGGAACGGGGGAGGAAGCTGGAGAGATTTCCCGGCTCGGTGCTGCCTTGGGAATCAGCATTCATGGCGGCGTGCTGCGCAACCTGGGAGTGAACACCCAGGACAACGGCCTTTCATCGGACAAGCAGTCCGGCTTTGTCGGCCTCCGGCATCCCGCCATCACGCTGACGGCGGCCAACCTCGCGGACGAGTATCAGGCGAGACTGGCCGCGAACGAAAAATTCCAGGATGCGGTGGCCGATGGGATCGCCCTTGGCATCACGAAATACCAGATCGCCGTCAGCAGGAAACGGGAGTGATCGGGTTGCTGTGTTCCCTCCGGTGTGCCGGAAAGAAAAAACCTCCGCCGGTATCCGGTGGAGGTTTTCAAGTTGGATCGGGCGGCGTGGCTCAGAAATTCCACATCTTGCCCTTTTCCGCGTCCCTGAAGACCTGCGGGCTGAGCATGTAGGAATTCGGCGGGTTATCCAGCTTGCTGTCGTCGAGCACCGGCAGGGTCTTGCCGATGGTGGCATCTTCCGGCTGGGTGGTGGCGACGTTGATCGGCGTGCCGACACGGACGAGGTTGAACACCTTCCGGGCGGAGTTCAGTGGCATGCGGACGCAGCCGTGGGTCGCGGGGTAGGGTTTGATGAAGCCCCAGTGCGCGCCGTAGGACGGGCTGTAGAACTGGATCCAGTAGGTCATGGGGTAGCCCGCGCCCGGGCTGCTGACCCGGCGGCGGTTGGCGACCTTGGCCTGGACGGGGAAGGTGCCCTTCGGCGTCGGCGCGGAGGCGGTGCCCACGCATACCGGGGTGGCGAGCAGGACCTCACTGCCCTCCACCACATAGAGTTTCTGCGCGCTGGTGCTGATCTTCACCCGCACGGCGGACGGATTCGTCGCCTTCTTCACCGGTGGGTCGAAGGTGAAGGAACTCTTCGGTCCCTTGGAAACAGGGGCGGTACAGGAACTGAGGGCGGCGGCTGCGGCAGCGGCGAGGAGGAGACAGGGAAAGGATTTCATGGTCGGATGCGAGCGAGGGATGGGGTCTTCCGGGGAGGGGAAGGCGACGGGATATGGTGCCGCAATCGGCGTATTCTGCAAGGAGAAGACTCCGGGAAGTGCGCCAGTTGTAAGAAGAAGGGCCATCCTGCCGGGCAACTCTTTGCGTTCTATGGCCTTGGCAGGCGGGGCAAAGGTTTGGTAGCGGTAGCCCGCGTTTCCAAACCCCCTTCCCTCCGAGCCATGAAATTTTCACGAAATCCACTGCTCCTCCTCGCCGCCGTGGCGTCCCTTGCCGGGATCGCGCCCGTTGCCGCGCAGACCTATTATTGGAGAGGTGGAGCGGGGGAATGGACGACGGCGGGCAACTGGTCGGGTGCGGCTGATGGCAGTACCGCCGGAGCGGTTCCGGCAGGAGCCAACGCCGTGTTCAATACCGACGGCGTCTCCGGCGACCAGACGATCACGTTCGGCACGGACGGGTCGGTTGCTTCGCTGTTGTTCAGATCCGCAGGCATCACTTCCATCCTTGGCCCTGCCGCCGCCACCAACCTGGAGGTGGGTACCGGAGGCATCACCCTGGGAGCCGGTGCGGGTGGAGCCATCATCGGATCGGGGGCCAATGCGGGCGGCGTGCGGCTGCGGGTCGGCGCGGACCAGACGTGGTCGAACCAATCTTCCGGTGAGTTGCTGGTCAGGAACAGCGTCACCCCTTCCACCGCCACCGGCGGCGACAGGATCCTCACCCTTGGTGGCACGGGTATCATCCGTCTCAGCCAGCTCATCGAGGACACCGTGGACGGGTCGAACCGCGCGAAGCTCTCATTGGTCAAAACCGGGAGCGGTCTGCTGGATCTTTCCGGATCCAGCGCCACGACCTTTACCGGCGGCCTCACGATCCGGGGTGGCACGGTGAGCGTGAATGCCGACAACCGGCTCGGGGCCTCCAACTCCCTCGTGACCATCGATGGCGGGACGCTGCAGGTTACGGGCAACATCACCACCGGTACCGGCGTCCGGCCGATGACCATCGGCGCGGCGGGTGGAACCATCGAGGTCACCGGAGGCAACCAATTCCGGCATGACGGCACCATTGATGGTGCGGGGATGCTGACCAAGACCGGCGGCGGCACCCTGTGGCTGGTGAACGCAAAGACGCACGCTGGCGGCACCGCCTTCAACGGTGGGGACATCTATATTTATGACGACAACCGCCTTGGCAGTGGCGGGCTTTCTTTCGATGGCGGCACCCTGCGTTCCAGCGGTACCTTCACCATGAACCGGGCCACCGTGCTGAATGCCGGCGGCGGCACGTTCAACATCGAAACCGACAAGGTGGTGACCCAGCAGGGGGCGATCACGGGAGGGGGAAGCCTTTCAAAGACAGGCACCGGTGTGCTGGCCCTCCGGGCTGCCAGCAATTACACCGGAGGAACGACGATCAGCGAGGGGGTTCTCGACGTTGACGGCACCAACCGCCTGGGAACAGGCACGCTGACCATCAACGGAGGACGTCTCAGGTTGTCCTTCGGCACCGGCGAAGGTCCATTTTTCACCCAGTCCACGGTGCTCGGCGCGGCGGGGGGAAGCATCGAGGTGACCGGCTCCAACACCGTCCGCTATGATGGCGCCATCAGCGGTGGCACGCTTACCAAAACCGGTGGCGGCACCCTGTACTTGGTGGGGGCGAAGGCCTACTCCGGCGGAACGGTCTTCGGCGGTGGTACGGTGCTGGTGTATGACAACGACCGCCTTGGTACGGGAGGCCTCACCTTCAACGGCGGCGCGCTCCGCTCGAACGGGAATTTTGAAATGAACCGCGCCACAACCCTCCTGGCCGGTGGTGGCACCTTGAACATTGATACGAACTTCACCGTCACGCAGCACGGCGTGATCACGGGAGAAGGGAACTTCAACAAGAGCGGTGGCGGAACCGCGGTGGTGACCGCCGCCAACACCTACACCGGCACCACCACGGTCAACGCCGGTGTGCTGGAATCCAGGGGC
The nucleotide sequence above comes from Akkermansiaceae bacterium. Encoded proteins:
- a CDS encoding sigma-70 family RNA polymerase sigma factor encodes the protein MSEIAANEESRLISAAQNGDLAAFGILVEHHYAAVRACLAVRMGNAHDAEDLTQEVFLLAFKKLDQCTPGRPMRPWLRRIAVNLSGNHRRKFRALPVGAIEELQNLIDDSLRQWIEPLDERTPLEALRHCLDQLESPARQLLFARYADELSLDELAALLERKTSAVSMQLHRLRHLIGNCIREKLSPQPPTPRPL
- a CDS encoding PEP-CTERM sorting domain-containing protein, whose translation is MIPKTSHRFSGLPSRSIPVFAALLAALPLKAAVLQPVSSSGLAKNGTLVTTTAATHRVGSAATDGNGRNMLVSFQLPDFGAVANPFTSASLGLYLDGKSGTPFSFNVDLYGLAAQGTSALPTGAYYEGATVDSSPGVSLIQQDFAITTTSNGSSVTTSAIVGNVNLLNYLNAQYAGGAGALQYVVFRLNPDVGNPGTAAIGYNFGSAQNPGSAGLPSLTYEAIPESATGALLLVSGGFVIVRRRRRN
- a CDS encoding VOC family protein, producing the protein MIRFLHTRIRVRDLDNSIAFYKKLGYELGEFKDSPQGNKLAFLNLPGNDVFLELTYSPDYTATCPEDLMHTCLGVEDIVEYCDGVEKSGIEIWPDGWREKFTSGGRKMAFVTDPDGYEVEILERGAKVV
- a CDS encoding transcriptional regulator, with amino-acid sequence MIDFSQLDRTIHEKGRLSIMTLLASRAEPWAFQDLKGQLDMSDGNLITHLRTLEKAEFISGEKLTGDGRPQTLYALSDAGKKAFVAYLGVLEQILDLGK
- a CDS encoding universal stress protein, which produces MKMIVAAVDFSNATPGVLATAGKLAKAFGAQLHLIHIIEPQVPFTAYGFTPEEFPAMPLYDTQVRTRAEKKLEELRQELGDVPGVNTQLVDGSPLHATIDYVEKTGADLVVLGSHGHGVVASLLLGSVAEGMVRKAVIPTLIVPVREKE
- a CDS encoding S9 family peptidase, with the protein product MASLHAESISYPTTRKEPVTDTYHGVKVEDAYRWLEDDNSPETKAWVTAQNAVTGKYLSAIPQRNTIRERLKNLWNFERMGLPQEQGGQWFYNMNSGLQEQAVLYTAPSLEGERRVLLDPNVISKEGTVSLSRYEPSEDGKLLAYATSGGGSDWNEIRIRDVSSGKDHGDHLKWVKFSGISWAKDGSGFFYSRYPTPPEGAALTQVNENQKLYFHTLGTPQEKDVLVYERPDQPRWGMGGWITEDGAYLLIHLSQGTDPKNRIAYRPAGDPQAPVTVLLPDGDAEYDFIGNIGPVFYFHTDLDAPRKRVIAIDTRTPERSAWKEIIPQSGDLLDTVSMSGGKLLCVYMKDASDRLYRFDTDGTGKTEIKLPGIGSIGGLGGKQEDKEVFYAFTSFTEPASVYRLNIATGESTLWRKPEVDFDGSAYETKQVFFTSKDGTRVPMFIVHKKGIKLDGSHRTLLYGYGGFQISMQPGFSISRAVWLERGGISVTVNLRGGGEYGREWHEGGRKGNKQNVFDDFIAAAEKLVADGYTKPSKLAIQGGSNGGLLVGACMTQRPELFGAALPAVGVMDMLRFQKFTIGWAWEKEYGSSDNAEDFPLLHRYSPYHALKPGTRYPATMVTTADHDDRVVPAHSFKFAARLQECQAEDGPPVLIRIDTSAGHGAGTALSKVIDRAADEWAFLEHVLGK
- a CDS encoding N-acetylmuramoyl-L-alanine amidase translates to MKTASLVLGWMGALLLSAVTSDARDLGEEWDWDVKRVGENDYIPFGKFGEFYGFGDLERNGGEIRLEKRGAQRSEIVVNFSVGSKECHFNKVKIILNREIMEEGGEVFLSREDLSRLIDPILRPHQIGGSGVPRTVILDPTGGGDAARHAWEIAGKARTKLEERGIKVVMTRGEEKAMTVEERVGAANEVQEPAVFVSINFLDEKDGPKGMRTSVLVPPVVGTGEEAGEISRLGAALGISIHGGVLRNLGVNTQDNGLSSDKQSGFVGLRHPAITLTAANLADEYQARLAANEKFQDAVADGIALGITKYQIAVSRKRE
- a CDS encoding L,D-transpeptidase; the protein is MKSFPCLLLAAAAAAALSSCTAPVSKGPKSSFTFDPPVKKATNPSAVRVKISTSAQKLYVVEGSEVLLATPVCVGTASAPTPKGTFPVQAKVANRRRVSSPGAGYPMTYWIQFYSPSYGAHWGFIKPYPATHGCVRMPLNSARKVFNLVRVGTPINVATTQPEDATIGKTLPVLDDSKLDNPPNSYMLSPQVFRDAEKGKMWNF
- a CDS encoding autotransporter-associated beta strand repeat-containing protein, with translation MKFSRNPLLLLAAVASLAGIAPVAAQTYYWRGGAGEWTTAGNWSGAADGSTAGAVPAGANAVFNTDGVSGDQTITFGTDGSVASLLFRSAGITSILGPAAATNLEVGTGGITLGAGAGGAIIGSGANAGGVRLRVGADQTWSNQSSGELLVRNSVTPSTATGGDRILTLGGTGIIRLSQLIEDTVDGSNRAKLSLVKTGSGLLDLSGSSATTFTGGLTIRGGTVSVNADNRLGASNSLVTIDGGTLQVTGNITTGTGVRPMTIGAAGGTIEVTGGNQFRHDGTIDGAGMLTKTGGGTLWLVNAKTHAGGTAFNGGDIYIYDDNRLGSGGLSFDGGTLRSSGTFTMNRATVLNAGGGTFNIETDKVVTQQGAITGGGSLSKTGTGVLALRAASNYTGGTTISEGVLDVDGTNRLGTGTLTINGGRLRLSFGTGEGPFFTQSTVLGAAGGSIEVTGSNTVRYDGAISGGTLTKTGGGTLYLVGAKAYSGGTVFGGGTVLVYDNDRLGTGGLTFNGGALRSNGNFEMNRATTLLAGGGTLNIDTNFTVTQHGVITGEGNFNKSGGGTAVVTAANTYTGTTTVNAGVLESRGSLNSSTALRVNGGTFRFGASDIIGNTAEVTLGAGSLQVGNFSDTLGKLAVTAAATVDFNGNVGSTIVFADSRDKAWTGSLTVLGWTGLVDGGGLERLMFGDGSGGLEQAQVDSIFFFNPSAPGLEAGTYSAKILSTGEVVPHALIPEPSAALLAVLGAGLAMRRRR